The DNA window CACTCCTCGCCCATCTCGTGCGTCGACCCGCAGGAGTTCGTCAAGGCGCCGAAGCTCGACCCGGTGCCCGACAGCGAGGCCGACAAGCGCGCCCAGCGCAAGCTCGCCGCCGAGTACGCGGACGGCTGCCAGGAGCGCAGCGGCTGGCTGCTGCCGCACATGACCACCCCGAACACCGCACGCGACCTGGACGTCGTCCGCGCCGCGCTCGGTGAGCGGAAGCTGAACTTCCTCGGCGTCTCCTACGGCACGTACCTCGGCGCGGTCTACGGAACGCTGTTCCCGGGCCACGTCCGCCGCATGGTCGTCGACAGCGTGGTCAACCCGTCGAAGGAGAAGATCTGGTACCAGGCCAACCTGGACCAGGACGTCGCATTCCAGATGCGCTGGGACGACTGGAAGCAGTGGGTGGCCAAGAACGACGCCACCTACCACCTCGGGAACACCCCCGAGCAGGTCGAGCAGCAGTGGCTGAAGCTGCGCGCCACCGCCAAGAAGAGCCCGATCGGCGGCGTCGTCGGCCCCGCCGAGCTCATCGGCTTCTTCCAGAGCGCGCCGTACTACGACTCCGCCTGGGCGCACACCGCCGAGGTCTGGAGCAAGTACGTCGCCGGCGACACGCAGGCACTCGTCGACGAGATCGCGCCGGACATGGCGGACACCGCGGGCAACGCGTCCTCGGAGAACGGCAACGCCGTCTACACGGCCGTCGAGTGCGCGGACGCCAAGTGGCCCACCAACTGGAAGACGTGGGACCGGGACAACACCAGGCTGCACAAGGACCACCCGTTCATGACGTGGGCCAACGCCTGGATGAACCTGCCCTGCGCCACGTGGTCGTCGAAGCAGCAGACACCGCTCGAGGTCAAGTCCCGCAAGGGGCTGCCGCCGGTCCTGATCGTGCAGGCCGAGCGTGACGCCGCCACTCCCTACGAGGGCGCCGTCGAGCTGCACAAGCGCTTCAAGGGCTCGCGCCTGATCACCGAGAAGGGCGCCGGCTCGCACGGTGTCACCGGCATCACGAACCCCTGCGTCAACGACCGGGTCGACACGTACCTCCTCACCGGAAAGACCGACAGCCGCGACGTGACCTGCGCCCCGCACGCCACGCCGAAGCCGTAACGGTCCGAACACGGGAGGGGGCGTCCGGGACTCCGGGCGCCCCCTCCCTGCTGTTCGCTTCTACCGGGAGGCGAGCCAGGCGTCCTCCTGGGCGTAGTCGAACGGCCCGTCGCCGTCGTGGGCGTACCGCTGCGACAGCTTGGGGAACGCCTCCCGCCAGTCCTGGCGACGGAGCATCTCCGCCAGCCATTCCACGGTGGCGGGCAGGGAGTCGGCGTAACCGGTGACAGCCCGGTAGCCCAGTTCCCGCTCGGCGGCGGACATGTCGTAGACGACGGGGTGGACGCCGCTCCAGGGCGTCTCGCCGACCGTGCCCACCGGCGGGGACCCGTCCACCAGCACCAGCTCGCTCCGTACGCCCATGACGGCGTCGATCGCCGTACTGATCTCCGCGACCGTCGGAACGTCGGGATCGCCCGCGTTGAGCACCCGCGCACCCGGCCGCGCCGCCGCCAGGCGGATCAGCTCCCCGAGATTCGAGACGTGCACCGGGTGGAACCGGCTGCGCCCGCCGTGCGCCAGGACGCGCACCGGCCGGCCGTCCAGCACCCGCTTGACGAAGTGGAGCTCGCGCGGTGTCCGGCAGTACGGCCCGTGGACCGCGCCCGCCCGCAGGACGGTCGTCGGCAGCCGGTCGGCGGCCGCCAGCAGCCGCCGTTCGACCGCGACCTTCCTGGTCCCGTACGTCGCGTCTCCCGGCGCCACGGTCGGCTGCGTCTCCGGGATCGGCACCGGACAGCGCGGAAAGCCGTCGGGCTCGGCCTGGGTGTCGAAGCTGCGCCCCTTGTCGTCCTCGTACACGGCGCCACTGGAGATGACGACGGCGGAGCCGATCCGGTCCGCCAGCCCGGTCAGCTGCGCCGCGTGCCGCTCCTCCATCGCGACCATGTCCACCAGGACGTCGCAGCCCTCGCCGAGCGCGGCGGCGAGCGCCGCGTCGTCCTCCCGGTCGAGCGCCGTCGCTCGTACCTCCTGCGGCCACCTCTCGTCGCGGCCACCGCCGCGCGACGCGGCGGTCACGTCCCAGCCGTCCTCGGCGAGGGCCCGTACGGCCGCCCGCCCGATCTGTCCTGTGGCTCCGATGACGAACGCGTTTCCCTTGGTCATGGGAAGGACGCTAGGGGCGCGCGAGCCCCGGACGGGGAACTTTCGCCGTCCGCTGATCCGCCGTCAGCGCAGGAGCCTCGGGAACTTCTTCGCCTGCTCCGCCTTGACCTCCGCCGCGTACCGGTCGACGTACTCCTGGCCGGAGAGCCCGAGGATGGCGTACATGATCTCGTCGGTGACCGCGCGGAGCGCCGCCTTCTCGTTCTCCAGGCCCGCGTAGCGCGAGAAGTCCAGCGGTTCGCCGAACCGGATCGTGACGCGCTTGATGCGCGGTACGACCTGTCCCGGCGGCTGGATCTCGAACGTACCGACCATCGCGCACGGGATCACGGGCACCCGCGCCTGGAGCGCCATCGCCGCGACCCCGACCTTGCCCTTGTAGAGGCGGCCGTCGTGCGAGCGGGTGCCTTCCGGGTAGATGCCGAGCAGTTCGCCCTTGCTCAGCACCCCGAGCCCTTCGCGGATCGCCGCCTTCCCCGCCTCCTTGCCCGACCTGTCGACCGGGATCTGACCGGCGCTGCGGAAGAACGCGGCCGTCAGCCGGCCCTTGAGGCCGGGACCCGTGAAGTACTCGGCCTTGGCGAGGAAGGTGATGCGCCGCTTGATGATCGCGGGCATCAGGAAGTGGTCGGAGAACGACAGGTGGTTGCCCGCCACGATCGCGGCGCCTTCGTCCGGGATGTGTTCGAGCCCCTCGATCCTCGGCCGGAAGAGCAGCCTCAGCAACGGCCCGAGGAGGACGTACTTGAGCACGTAGTAGAACACGGGGCGGCTCCTAGCTCGGCCGGATCGGGCTCCAGGGCTGCGTTCTGCCAGGTCAGTGACATCTCGGTGACCGACAGCCTATGTGCAGCCGTCGTCCCGGGTAACCGTCTCTCTTCGGGTCATGCCGACCCAATGCCGACTTTACTGACCCGGCATCAGACACGGGACCCTGCGGCGAGCGGCGAGCAGCGGGCGGCTTCGGTGCCGGCCCGGTACGGGCGCCGGCCCCACGGCCGGCCGGGCGTCGGACCCGCGGGCGCGCTGACTAGGATGCCGGCATGAGTCAGCAGACGTGGTGCGCGGCCCGGCCCCTCGGGGTGCGGCTGTACGCGCTGCTCGTGCTGACCGTACTGGCGGGTCTGGTGGCCATGCACGGGCTGGGGCCGGTCGTTCCTCCGGCACCCGGCTCCGCCGCGCCGCAGGTGCGCCACGCGGCCCCCGGCGCGCCCGCTCCGGGCGCGCTCACCACGACAACGGCCACGACTGCGATCACGGCCGCGTCCGCCACCGCCTCGCACGCCGACGCGGCCGGCGGCGCGGACTGCGCCCACGCCGGTCACGGCGAGGGCGACGCCGGGGGACACGTCGAGCACGCCGACTCCACGTGCGCCGCCGGGGGCACGAGCGGAGCGCCCGCGACAGCCCCGCCGGCGCGGGCAGACGTCGTCGTCTGTCCGGCAGCGGACGTCACGGCGCTCGTCCCCGAGGTGACGCGCGACGGCCGCGCCCCGCCTTCCCTCAGCGAACTCCAACTCCTGCGCATATAGGCGGCCCCGGCGCGCCCGGCCTGTGCGGCCGGTGCGGCGCTTCGAGCCATGCCCTGTCACTTCGCGTATCCACAGGAGTCGCACCACCATGACCGCACACAGTTCCCCGGTCCGCCGCGCCGCCGCGCTGGCCGCAACCGTCACCGCCGCTGTCCTGCTCGCCGCCTGCGGCGGGGGAAATGACGGCGGGGGAAATGACGGTTCGTCCCGCCACGACGGCCACGGCACCACCTCTGCCGCCCCCGACGGGCGGGGCGAGCGGAACGCCGCCGACATCTCCTTCGCGCGGGGGATGATCCCGCACCACCGTCAGGCTGTCGACATGGCGGCACTGGCGGCGACCCGGACAGGGTCCGCCGAGGTCAAGAAGCTGGCCGCCGAAATCAAGCGGGCGCAGGGCCCGGAGATCAGGACGCTGTCCGGCTGGCTCACCGCCTGGGGCGAGAAGGTCCCCGCGGGAACCGGAGTCGGAGAGCACACCGGCCACTCCGGCTCCGGGATGATGACGCCCGGGGAAATGGAGAAGCTGGAGAAGTCGTCCGGCGAGGCGTTCGACACCGCGTTCCTCACGATGATGGTCGAACACCACGAAGGCGCGGTCGAGATGGCGAGGACCGAGCGGTCCGACGGGGTCTACGGGCCCGCCAAGGACATGGCCGGTGACATCGTCACCTCGCAGAGCGCCGAGATCGCGCGTATGAACAAGCTGCTCGGCACGGGCTGATCGCACGGACAGCGGTACGGGGGCGACCGACGGCCGCCCCCGTACCGCTCGCTGACACCACGTCCGGCGAGAGCTGCCGGTGCGTCAGAACGAAGCCATGATCCGGCGCGGTGCGTCGAAGATGCGGCTGAACGCCTCGATGGCGGCGGGCGGCTGGCTCGGCTCGTCCCGGCCGGTCGTGAGCACGTACCACACCTGCTCGATGGACGGCGGGCCGACGGCGAGGGTGCGCAGCGCGGCCTGCCTGGAGGTCGCCTCCCCGGTGTTCACGACGTACGCCGCGGTGATGGAGCCGGTGCGGCCGACGCCGGCGCCGCAGTGGACGAACACCGGCCCCTCGGACGACTTCACGGTCTCCTGGAAGGTGGCGACCTGCCCGTTGGTGGGCGTCTGCCCGTCCCGGATCGGCATACGGACGACCTTCAGCCCGGCCTTCTGCGGTACGGCGAGCTCTTCCGCGGACAGCTTCTCCGCCCGCAGGTCGACCACCGTGTGCACGCCGCGGGCCACGAGCTCGCGGTATCCGTCCGCGCGCGGGGCGGAACCGCGCCACAACTTGTCGTCGACCGCCTTGAAGTGGTTGATCCCGGCCATCCGTACGCCGGACGACTCCTTCTGGGAAGCCATCGCGTGGGCGCCGATCATGCCCAGGGTGAAGGCTGCCCACAGCACGGCGTAGCCGAGGAGGGACACTCGTCGAGCGGGGAAGTCAGCGAGCCGGCCAGGGACTCCTGGGCATGGAGGGACGACAGGACGTTGCGGCCCCAGGCCAGCGCGGTCAGGATCTGACCGGACAGCATCGCCCTGGGCTCCGGGATCTGCGCCAGCTCCTGGTCCACATCGGCCATCAGGTCCACCGCGAGCAGCGGCAGCGCGGCGCGCAGCCGCCCCACCCGCCAGGCCGCGGTGGCGCGCCGGGCGCCGGGGACCGGGTTGATGAAGTCGAGGACGGGATGGGCGGAGGGGATGGACTCCAGCAGCCGCAGATCGGCCGCCACCCGCCCGTCGACGGTGGTGACCACGCTCAGCTCGCGCAGGCTGCGGCGCCCGGCGGTGCCCGCGATGTCCAGGGCGAACGTCAGCCCGTGCGACATCGGCGCCACCCACAGGTCCTCCTCCAGCGGCTGGAGCACTCCGGGGAACGTCTCGGCGACCGGGCCGGGCCCCAGCAGCCGGGCGCCGCCGGCGGCACGCAGGGCCATGGCGGTGATCGGGCGGGCCTGGAAGAGCCACAGGCGGTTGTCCGTGTCGAAGCCGAACTCCATGTCCTACGGTCCGCCGAGGATCCGCTCGGCACGCCGGGCCAGCCGTACCAGGCGCCAGATCCGCCGCCGCCCCAGCAGCCGGCGGCGGCGCAGTTCACGCGGCTCGATACTGGCCAGGCGCCCGTGCCGGGTCAGCTGGTACCGGACACCCTGGGTGGCCCCGGACAGCTGCCGGTCGGGCCCGCCGCGCACGACGCTGACCAGGATCCGGTCCCGCCGGCCGGCCACCGGGTCGGCGCCGAACATCACCCCGCCCACCGAGGTCCGCAGCATGGGCTGGACCAGCACCGCCATGCCGCCGGCCGGTTCGCCGGCGCCCGCCCCGCCGGCGCGGGGGCCGGCGGAGGACTCGCCGCGCCGGGCCGAGCCGAGCACGGTCCGCATGGCGTCGGTGAAGCTCTCCCAGCCGCGCACGTCCAGTACGGAGGCGAAGAGCCCCGCCATGGAGGAATCGGAGGTGTCCTCGACAGCCGAGGAGGACCGTACGACCAGGGGCCGCCCCTCCTCGCCGGTCAGCTCCCGCCACGCCGCCCGCAGTGCGGCCTCGCCGTGCGGCACGCCCGCCGCCGCCTCCACGGGCATGAGAGCGAAGCCGGGCAGTACGGGCAGCCCGGCCGCGGCGGCCCGGGCGAGGTTGGCCGCCTTCGCTCCGGTCAGCGCCGGGTTCCGTGCCTCCTCGGCCTCCAGTGGGATCACCGCCAGCCGTTCCAGGCCGCTGCCCACGGCAGACTCCTTCGGTCACGCTGGAAAGGTCCTGTGGCCACTGTGAACCGGTTGCCGCCCGCGCGCGATCGCAGGTGCGGCTGTGCGGAGCAGCGGACGGGGGGCGCACCGGCCGTCGGAGCAGCCGGGGGCGCGCACCGGCGGCTGCTGTGGCTGCTCCGACCGGGCCGTGCTGCCGTACAATTGAGGCAGCGGCTTTGTGTACGACGGCGTACTTCGATCATGAGCAAGCCCATCGAGGACTACGCCCTTCTCAGCGACCTCGAATCTGCCGCGATGCTCGGCAGGGACGGGTCGGTCGACTGGCTCTGTTTCCCGCGCTTCGATTCTCCCGCCTGTTTCGCCGCACTGCTCGGCACGGGGGACAACGGATTCTGGCGCGTGGCGCCCGTCGGCGCCGGAGCCTGCTCCCACCGGGCATACCGCCGGGACACGCTTGTGCTCGATTCGTACTGGGAGACGGCGGCCGGCACCGTGCGCGTCACGGACTTCATGCCGCCGCGCGGCCGGCAGCCCTGCGTGGTGCGCACCGTGGAGGGCTTGTCCGGTTCAGTCACCCTGCGCAGCGAACTCAAGCCGCGTTTCCACCAGGGAAGAATCCTTCCCTGGGTCCGGGTCACCGACAACTGCACGGTCGCGATCGCCGGGCCGGACTCGCTGTGGCTGAGCGCCGACGGCCCGGTGCGGACAGTGGACCGGACGGACGCCACCGTCCTCGAACTCACCGTACCGGCGGGCCGGCGGACCACCCTGATGCTGGCCTGGACGCCCTCCCACCTCACCGGACTGCCCGCACCCCTGTGCGTGCCGCCGGAGACGGCGCTCAAGGCGACCACCGACTTCTGGCGCGAGTGGACGGCCCAGTGCCGCTACGAAGGACCGTGGCGCGAAGCCGTCGTACGGTCCCTGATCACCCTGAAAGCGCTCACCTACGCCCCCACCGGCGGCATCGTCGCGGCCCCCACCACCTCGCTCCCCGAATGCGCGGGCGGCGAACGCAACTGGGACTACCGGTACTGCTGGCTGCGCGACTCCACCCTCACCCTCTCCTGCCTGCTACGCAGCGGCTACCGGGACGAGGCGACGGCCTGGCTCGACTGGCTGCTGCGCGCGATCGCGGGCGAACCCGCCGATCTACAGGCCGTGTACGGCGTCGAAGGCCACCGGCACCTCCCCGAGACCGAGGCACCATGGCTGCCCGGCTATGAGGGCGCGCGGCCGGTCAGGTTCGGGAACGCCGCGGTGGGGCAGTTCCAGCTCGACGTGTACGGCGAGGTGCTGGACACGCTGTACTGGTCGCTGCGCGCCGGCATCCCCCTGGAGTCCCACATGTGGAGCCTGGTCAACTCCCTGATGCGCTATCTGCGCACGCACTGGCGCGAACCGGACGAAGGGCTGTGGGAGGTCCGCGGGCCGAGGCGCCAGTTCGTCCATTCCAAGGTCATGTCATGGGTCGCCGCCGACCGCGCCCTGCGCATGGGACACCTCCTCGGCCGGAACGGGGCCTCCGCGCAGTGGCGGGCCATGCGCGACGCGGTGCACCGGGAAGTCTGCCGCGAGGGCTGGGACGCGGAGCAGCAGTCGTTCGTCCAGTCCTACGGCTCCTCCGCACTCGACGCGTCCGCGCTGCTGATGCCCAAGCTCGGTTTCCTTTCCCCCGACGACCCGCGGGTGCGCGGCACGGTCCGGGCGATGCGGGCGCTGGACCACGAGGGCTTCGTACGCCGGTACGCGCAGAGCGGCCACGGCGCGGACGGCGTGCATGCCGTGGACGGCATGCACGGCTCCGAGGGCACGTTCGTGGCGTGTTCGCTCTGGTACGCCGACGCCCTGGCCGCGACCGGACACCTGGACCGGGCGCGGGAGACCTTCGAACGGGTCCTGGGCATCCGCAACGACGTCGGGCTGCTGTCGGAGCAGTGGGACCCGGGCGGGCGGCGGCAGCTGGGGAACGCCCCGCAGGCGTTCAGCCACATCGCCCTGGTGGACACGGCGTTCGCCCTCCAGCGGGCCGAGTCCGCGCCCGGACCGGGCGCCGAGCGGCAGCTCACCTGACCGCGGTCAGCAGCACCATCCCCGAATCGCCGTAATCCGGCAGCGTCGGGTCGGCGTCGATCCGGCCGACCGAGAGCCGCCGGGTCAGTGGCCGGAAGACCTCCGTGACGACGGCCGGGTCCACCGGACAGCCGGGCCACCGGGACGCGGGTCCGATGCGGTACGTGGGCATGTTCTCCATGAACGCCGCGACCAGATGCCCGCCGGGCACGACCGAGCGTACGAAGTGGCGGCAGAAGTCCGTGAACTCGCCGCGGTCCTCGGTGACGCCCTCCGCGACGAAGCTCATCGAGGCGGCGCCGTAGGTGCCGGGCGTGAGGTCCCGTACGTCCGCGTGGACGACCCGTACCCGCGCCAGAGCCTCCTCGGCGGTCGCCGGAAGGCCGGGATTCAGGCGCCGGCACAGCGCGTAGAACGGCTGCCAGCTGTCGTCCGGGCCCCGGTCGAGCTGCCGGGTCAGGTACGCGACACCGGACGCACCGGCCTCGACCGCGTCGATCCGCCGGCTCGCGGCGACCGCGAGCATAAGCGGATACAGATTGGGACCGGCCCCGAACTCGACGGAACGGGCGACGCCGCCGGCCGCGAACCGGCGGTAGAACGCCGAGTGGTGGGCGATGACCGCCGCGTCCGACGGGTGCAGCTCCCGGTAGTTCTCCGCCAGGTAGTCCTCGACGGGCCAGCGGTCCCAGTACACATCGTCGTTGCGCGTCGGCGGACGTCCGGACACGGCTCCTTCAGCTCCGCCCGGACAGTGGGAAGCGCTCGCCCAGCCGGGTCAGCGTGTCGTTGAGCCGGTCGATGTCCTCGTCGGAGTTCAGCGCCGTGATCTGGACGCGGAAACCGACCCGGTCGCGCGGGACGAGCGGATAGGCCGCCAGGGTCACGTAGATGCCGCTGTCCCACAGGAAACGGGACACGGCGTCGAGGTCGGAAGCGTTCGTCAGCGGAATCTCCACGATCGGCAGCGCGCCCTCGTTCGGGGTGGCGATGCCGAGGCCGCGGACGTGGTCGAGCACCCACACCGCCTTGCGGTGCAGGCCGGCCCGGACGACGTCACCCCGGCGGTCGTTGACCTCCAGGCCGGCGAGCGTGGTGGCGAGCGAAGCCGTCGGCGAGGGGCCGGAGTACAGATAGGGACCGGCGGCGACCTTCAGCAGGTCCTTGAGCGGCGCGGATAGCGCCAGAAAGGCCAGCAGCGACGAGTACGCCTTGGAGAAGCCGCCGACCAGCACGATGTTGTCGTACGTCTCCCCGGTGTGCCGTACGACGCTGTTGCCACGCGATCCGTACGGGCAGAGTTCGTCGGCCCGCCGTTCACCGATGACGCCGAAGCCGTGCGTGTCGTCGATGTACATCGTCGCGTCCAGGTCGCGGCAGATCGCGGCCAGCTCGGGCACGTCCGGGATGTTCCCGGTCATGCTGTTCACACCGTCCAGGCAGACCAGCCGGGGGGAGCCGGCCGGTACGCCGCGCAGCAGGGCGTCGAGCTGCTCCGGCCGGTCGGCGCGGAAGCGTTGCAGCGTCGCGCCCTGGCCCCGGGCGGACACACAGCCGTCGTACACGGTCCGGTGCGCCGCCGCCTCGACGAAGACATGGCCCTGGCCCGCCAGGACGGGGATCACCGAGGCGTGGATCAGGGTGGCGGTGGGCAGCAGCAGTGTGTCGGGCGCGCGCAGCAGAGCGGCGAGCCGCTCCTCGATCTCGGGGTAGAGCCGCGGGCTGCCGAGCAGCCGTGACCAGCTGGGATGCGTTCCCCAGCGGCGTACGACCGGTTCGATCGCGTCGATGATCTCGGGATCGCAGTCGAAGCCGAGGTAGTTGCAGGAGGCGAAGTCGACCAGCCAGTGGTCGCCGCTGCGGATGTGCCTGCCGCGTACCTCGTCGAAGACCGCGTCGCTCATCGGGCTCGTCAGCCGCAGACGTTCGAGATCCCCCCAGCGCGGGTCGATCGCCCCCGGGGGTGGTGCAACCGCTTCTCGCATAGAGTTCTCCTTCTCCGGGGCGGCCGGGCCCAGGACTTCGGGGGCGGGGGCGGCGGGCGGAGGGCCGGCAGGGGCCCGTGCGGCCGGCGGGGCCGGGCGGGTGGCCACCGCCCGTTCGCCGGTCCGCCCGGCCGCCGGCCGGAAATGTCCGTTGGGACGGCGCAGGAGGAAGGCGCCCTGCTCCAGGGTCATCGGCCGGGCGAAGAGGTACCCCTGCCCGAAACGGCAGCCCATACGAGCGAGGAGATCGCGTTGCGCCGCTTCCTCGATGCCCTCCGCGATGACCTGAAGGCCGAGCGTGTCGGCGATGTGGACGATCCCTTCCACGAGCGCGACCTGCTGGGAGTCGGTCGTGATGTCGTCGATGAACGACTTGTCGATCTTGAGTACGTCGATCGGGAACTCCCGCAGATAGCGCAGCGAGGAGAAGCCCGTTCCGAAGTCGTCCACGGCGATGCGTACGCCCAGGTCCTTCAGGGCATGCATGACGGCCTCGATCTGACCGTCCCTGCGCATGAGCACCGTCTCGGTGAGTTCCAGTTGCAGCGACCCGGGAGAGAGCCCGGGGGTCGCCAGTACCTTGCACACGTCGTCCAGGAACTCCGTCTCCCTGAACTGACGGCCCGACACGTTGACACTGACGTACGGCGCGGAGCGCGGTGCGGCCCGCTGGAGCCCGGCGATGTCGGTGGTGGCGCTGTCCAGCACCCAGGACCCCAGCGGCGCTATGTGCCCGGTCTCCTCGGCCAGCGCGATGAACTGCTGCGGCGGAATTAGGCCGCGCTGGGCGTGCGGCCAGCGGGCCAGCGCCTCGAAACCGACCACCTCACCCGCGGTGAGGTCCACGACGGGCTGGTAGCGCAGCGCGAATTCGTGATTGGCGACCGCCGTGCCCAGATTCGCCTGGAGGTCGTGCCGCTCCAGCATGCGGACTCCCAGCTTCGGCTGGAACCGGCGCCACTGGCGCTTGCCGGCGGCCTTGGCGGCGTACAGCGCCAGGTCGGCGTGGCTGAGCAGGTCCTCGCTGTCGGCGCTGTCCACCGCCGTGGCCACGCCCACACTCGCCGAGATGCTCACGGAACCGCCGGTCAGGCGAAACGGCCGGTTGAGGGTGTGCACGACCTGCGCGGCCAGGAGTTCGGCGTCGACGGGCTCCTTCGCGTCTTCCATCAGCAAGGCGAACTCGTCGCCGCCGAGCCGGGCGGCGGTGTCGGTGCGGCGCAGCGTCTCCGAAAGCCGGCCGCCCACCGCCGCGAGCAATTGGTCCCCGACGCTGTGGCCCATCGTGTCGTTGACGACCTTGAAGTCGTCGAGATCGATGAACAGGACGCAGGTCAGGGACGACTCGCGGCGGCCGCGCAGCAGCGCGCGCTCGATGCGCTCCAGCAGCAGCGTGCGGTTGGGAAGGCCGGTCAGCGAATCGTGAAACGCCCGCTGGGTGAGCTCGTGTTCCAGCTGGCGCTGCTCGGTCACGTCCCGCAGGGTGGCGACCAGTCCGCGTACGGTCCGGTCGTGGCGCAGGTCGCGGCACCGGACCTGCACCTCGATGCGACCGTTCTCGCGCGGGACGTACCAGTGGTCCTGCGACTCCCCGTGGTCGCCCTCCCACATGGCCGTCAGGACCCTGGCCGCCCGGTCGCGGTCGCGCGAGTCGACGAGATCGGGCAGCGCCACACCGACCAGGTGCACGTCGCCGAAGACGGCCTGCGCCGAAGGGCTCGCGTAACGGACGGTGTTGTCCTCGTCGATGATGAGAATGACGTCCGCGGCGTTGCGCACCAGGGTGCGGAAGTACGCCTCGCTCTCCCTGCGGACGATCTCCTGGCGCAGCGCGACGCGCTCCATCGCGAGCCCCGCGTGCGAGGCCAGGATCTCCAAGGAGCCGCGTGTCTCGTTCAGTTGTCCGGTGGGGCCGGCGGCTATCAGTACACCGGGCAGCTCGCCTCCTGGCGGCCGGTCGGGCGGGATCATCGGGCACACCACGGCGCTCGGCAGATGGTGCAGCCGGGAGGCGATGCGCGGGCCGAGTTCCGTCACCGGCACCACGTGGGTGTGGCGCAGCGCCGGAGTGACCGGCGGGCCGGGCACCGTCTCGCCCGTACGGGCGTCGCGCCATTCGCCGGGGCCCCCGGCGGGAGCGTCCGGCCCCGCGCGCGCGTCCTCGCCGCTGCCGGCCGACAGCAGCATGCT is part of the Streptomyces agglomeratus genome and encodes:
- a CDS encoding glycoside hydrolase family 15 protein, with the translated sequence MSKPIEDYALLSDLESAAMLGRDGSVDWLCFPRFDSPACFAALLGTGDNGFWRVAPVGAGACSHRAYRRDTLVLDSYWETAAGTVRVTDFMPPRGRQPCVVRTVEGLSGSVTLRSELKPRFHQGRILPWVRVTDNCTVAIAGPDSLWLSADGPVRTVDRTDATVLELTVPAGRRTTLMLAWTPSHLTGLPAPLCVPPETALKATTDFWREWTAQCRYEGPWREAVVRSLITLKALTYAPTGGIVAAPTTSLPECAGGERNWDYRYCWLRDSTLTLSCLLRSGYRDEATAWLDWLLRAIAGEPADLQAVYGVEGHRHLPETEAPWLPGYEGARPVRFGNAAVGQFQLDVYGEVLDTLYWSLRAGIPLESHMWSLVNSLMRYLRTHWREPDEGLWEVRGPRRQFVHSKVMSWVAADRALRMGHLLGRNGASAQWRAMRDAVHREVCREGWDAEQQSFVQSYGSSALDASALLMPKLGFLSPDDPRVRGTVRAMRALDHEGFVRRYAQSGHGADGVHAVDGMHGSEGTFVACSLWYADALAATGHLDRARETFERVLGIRNDVGLLSEQWDPGGRRQLGNAPQAFSHIALVDTAFALQRAESAPGPGAERQLT
- a CDS encoding alpha/beta hydrolase; protein product: MAGAIAAPAAGAEGRSTSTTRVTSSSEARGVQLAAYRAAKAGIDWRDCPADWGFDKPIQCGWVTVPVDYAKPNGRKIEIAVDRVGNTGSEADRQGALLYNPGGPGGSGMRFPTRVTKKNPIYTKLAKAYDFVGFDPRGVGHSSPISCVDPQEFVKAPKLDPVPDSEADKRAQRKLAAEYADGCQERSGWLLPHMTTPNTARDLDVVRAALGERKLNFLGVSYGTYLGAVYGTLFPGHVRRMVVDSVVNPSKEKIWYQANLDQDVAFQMRWDDWKQWVAKNDATYHLGNTPEQVEQQWLKLRATAKKSPIGGVVGPAELIGFFQSAPYYDSAWAHTAEVWSKYVAGDTQALVDEIAPDMADTAGNASSENGNAVYTAVECADAKWPTNWKTWDRDNTRLHKDHPFMTWANAWMNLPCATWSSKQQTPLEVKSRKGLPPVLIVQAERDAATPYEGAVELHKRFKGSRLITEKGAGSHGVTGITNPCVNDRVDTYLLTGKTDSRDVTCAPHATPKP
- a CDS encoding DUF6153 family protein is translated as MSQQTWCAARPLGVRLYALLVLTVLAGLVAMHGLGPVVPPAPGSAAPQVRHAAPGAPAPGALTTTTATTAITAASATASHADAAGGADCAHAGHGEGDAGGHVEHADSTCAAGGTSGAPATAPPARADVVVCPAADVTALVPEVTRDGRAPPSLSELQLLRI
- a CDS encoding lysophospholipid acyltransferase family protein; the encoded protein is MFYYVLKYVLLGPLLRLLFRPRIEGLEHIPDEGAAIVAGNHLSFSDHFLMPAIIKRRITFLAKAEYFTGPGLKGRLTAAFFRSAGQIPVDRSGKEAGKAAIREGLGVLSKGELLGIYPEGTRSHDGRLYKGKVGVAAMALQARVPVIPCAMVGTFEIQPPGQVVPRIKRVTIRFGEPLDFSRYAGLENEKAALRAVTDEIMYAILGLSGQEYVDRYAAEVKAEQAKKFPRLLR
- a CDS encoding NAD-dependent epimerase/dehydratase family protein: MTKGNAFVIGATGQIGRAAVRALAEDGWDVTAASRGGGRDERWPQEVRATALDREDDAALAAALGEGCDVLVDMVAMEERHAAQLTGLADRIGSAVVISSGAVYEDDKGRSFDTQAEPDGFPRCPVPIPETQPTVAPGDATYGTRKVAVERRLLAAADRLPTTVLRAGAVHGPYCRTPRELHFVKRVLDGRPVRVLAHGGRSRFHPVHVSNLGELIRLAAARPGARVLNAGDPDVPTVAEISTAIDAVMGVRSELVLVDGSPPVGTVGETPWSGVHPVVYDMSAAERELGYRAVTGYADSLPATVEWLAEMLRRQDWREAFPKLSQRYAHDGDGPFDYAQEDAWLASR
- a CDS encoding methyltransferase → MSGRPPTRNDDVYWDRWPVEDYLAENYRELHPSDAAVIAHHSAFYRRFAAGGVARSVEFGAGPNLYPLMLAVAASRRIDAVEAGASGVAYLTRQLDRGPDDSWQPFYALCRRLNPGLPATAEEALARVRVVHADVRDLTPGTYGAASMSFVAEGVTEDRGEFTDFCRHFVRSVVPGGHLVAAFMENMPTYRIGPASRWPGCPVDPAVVTEVFRPLTRRLSVGRIDADPTLPDYGDSGMVLLTAVR
- a CDS encoding DUF305 domain-containing protein, coding for MTAHSSPVRRAAALAATVTAAVLLAACGGGNDGGGNDGSSRHDGHGTTSAAPDGRGERNAADISFARGMIPHHRQAVDMAALAATRTGSAEVKKLAAEIKRAQGPEIRTLSGWLTAWGEKVPAGTGVGEHTGHSGSGMMTPGEMEKLEKSSGEAFDTAFLTMMVEHHEGAVEMARTERSDGVYGPAKDMAGDIVTSQSAEIARMNKLLGTG
- a CDS encoding fused DSP-PTPase phosphatase/NAD kinase-like protein encodes the protein MSLLGYAVLWAAFTLGMIGAHAMASQKESSGVRMAGINHFKAVDDKLWRGSAPRADGYRELVARGVHTVVDLRAEKLSAEELAVPQKAGLKVVRMPIRDGQTPTNGQVATFQETVKSSEGPVFVHCGAGVGRTGSITAAYVVNTGEATSRQAALRTLAVGPPSIEQVWYVLTTGRDEPSQPPAAIEAFSRIFDAPRRIMASF
- a CDS encoding PEP/pyruvate-binding domain-containing protein produces the protein MGSGLERLAVIPLEAEEARNPALTGAKAANLARAAAAGLPVLPGFALMPVEAAAGVPHGEAALRAAWRELTGEEGRPLVVRSSSAVEDTSDSSMAGLFASVLDVRGWESFTDAMRTVLGSARRGESSAGPRAGGAGAGEPAGGMAVLVQPMLRTSVGGVMFGADPVAGRRDRILVSVVRGGPDRQLSGATQGVRYQLTRHGRLASIEPRELRRRRLLGRRRIWRLVRLARRAERILGGP